The Intrasporangium calvum DSM 43043 sequence GCAAGGCCCCTGGTAGTGGTCGTCCCAACCGGTGTTCCAGCCACGCAGCCGTCGCCGTGACCGAGGCCAGGTCGAGGCCATGGGTGACACCCATCCGGTCGAAGAGGTAGACCAGGTCCTCGGTGGCGACGTTGCCGGTCGCGTTGGGGGCGAACGGGCACCCGCCGGCGCCTCCGATGCTCGCGTCGAGGGTGCGGACGCCGGCCTCGACGGCGGCGACCGCGTTGGCGACGCCGGTGTGTCGGGTGTCGTGAAGGTGCAGGCGCAGCGGCATGTCCGGGCCGGCCAACCCTCGAGCGAGCCCCAGGCGAGCCTTCACGTCGGTCGGCACGGCGACCCCGATGGTGTCAGCGAGGGCCAGTTCGTCCGGTCCCGCGTCGACGACTCGCTGGACGACCTCGCGGAGTCGGTCGGTCGTCACCTCGCCCTCGAAGGGGCAGCCGAACGACGCGCCGACCGTGATCGTCGAGAAGACCCCGGCCGCGCGCGCCTCCTCCACGAGGGCGGCGGCCGTGTCGCAGGCCTCGGCCGTGCTCATCCCCTGGTTCCGTTGGCAGAAGGTGTCCGTCGCGACCACGACGACGTCGATCTCGTCGACGTTGCCGGCCAGTGCACGGTCGAGGCCACGGCGGTTCATGACGAGCCCGGCGTACTTCAGACCCTCACGACGCGGCAGTGCCGCCATCACGTCGTCCGCGTCGGCCATCTGCGGCACGCGCGACGGGTTCACGAAGCTGGTCACCTCGATCCGCCGCGCGCCGGCGCCCACGGCCCGCTCGACGAGCTCGATCTTGTCCTCGGTGGACAGAATCGTCTTCTCGTTCTGCAGGCCGTCACGGGGAGAGACCTCGAGGATCTCGACCTCGGCGTTCACCGCTCCTGCTCCAGGTAGGTCACCGCTGTCCTCTCGTCGACAACCTCGGCGTACTTCGCCTGGAGGTCGAACAGGTTCGCATCATGCGTCTCCGGCGTCCGGTCGCCGACCGCGTCTCGCACGACGAGCGGGAGGAAGCCGTGTTGCACGGCGTCCACGCCGGACGCGCGGACGCAGCCGCTGGTGCTCACGCCCACGATTACGACCGTGTCGGCACCTCGGGCGACCAGCGTCGAGGCGAGGGAGGTGCCGAAGAACGCGCTGGCGTACTGCTTGGTGACCACCAGCTCATCCTCGACGGGGGCCACCTCTGGCATCAACTCGCTCATCGGGCCGCCACCGAACAGGTGCTTGAGCGCGGGCACCTTGCGGACGAAGACGCCCCCGTCACGGCCGTCGGGGGCGTACGCCACCCGCGTGTGGATCACGGGCACGCCGTTGTTCCGGGCGGCGGCCAGCACCCGTGCCGCCGACGCGAGGCAGTCTCGCGACGGCAGGCACAGGGGGCTGGCCGGGTCGAAATACGCGCGCATGAGGTCGATCGCCAGCACCGCCGGGCGCCTTCCTGGACGGAGCGTGCCGGCGAAGCCCGCGTCGAAGTTCGGCACCTCGGTCATCGTGCGATCGGTGGCTTCGGCGCGGGCAGCCCGGTCTCCTCCTCGCACCGGGCCAGGATCTCCGCCAGCGGCGGGCCCATGTTGAAGGTCGGCAGTGGGTCGGGACGCCCGTCCTTGAGTTCGTCGCGCAGCTGCCCCGTTGCGTCGACGTCGACCTGGCCCTGCTCGTCGCACACGACGCCGTACCGGCGCGCGCCCTCGACGGTCACCAGCCCGCGTCGTACCTCCAGGCCGACGAGCTCGGGGTCACGTGCGAGCGGGTCGCCCCACCCGCCGCCGCCCCAGGTGACGAAGTGGAGCAAGTCGCCGACGTTGACCGGGAAGTCGTGGATCTTGCTGGGCAGCACATGGCTGGTGCCGTCCGCTCGCTCGACCCACTTCCTGCCCCGGGCGCCCGGCTCGCCGCCGTTGACACCCCAGGGGTAGGTGAGCCAGCGGTCGTCGTGGATCGCGATCGTGCCCGGCTCGAGGAAGCGGTAGGCGACGTCGACGCCGTTGCCGCCCCGGTGCACCCCCGCACCGCCGGTGTCCGCGACGGTCTCCCAGCGCTCGATACGCAGCGGGTAGTAGGACTCCAGGTACTCGCATGGGATGTTCACGAAGGACGGCCACAGCGAGTGCCCGTCCGGACCGTCGCCGATCGGCCGGCCGGGGATGCCGCCGAAGCCGATCGAGTACAGCTGGAACCATTCGCCCTTGCGGTCGCCGGAGCTGTAGTTGCCGGAGTACATGAAGTGCGGCGATGACGAGAAGCCCGCGGCGTTGAGCAGGTCCGGGTTGGTCTGGCCGAGCAGCCCGCCGAACAGGTCGAAGACCCTGCCGATCCCGTGG is a genomic window containing:
- a CDS encoding isochorismatase family protein, with translation MTEVPNFDAGFAGTLRPGRRPAVLAIDLMRAYFDPASPLCLPSRDCLASAARVLAAARNNGVPVIHTRVAYAPDGRDGGVFVRKVPALKHLFGGGPMSELMPEVAPVEDELVVTKQYASAFFGTSLASTLVARGADTVVIVGVSTSGCVRASGVDAVQHGFLPLVVRDAVGDRTPETHDANLFDLQAKYAEVVDERTAVTYLEQER
- a CDS encoding hydroxymethylglutaryl-CoA lyase; the encoded protein is MNAEVEILEVSPRDGLQNEKTILSTEDKIELVERAVGAGARRIEVTSFVNPSRVPQMADADDVMAALPRREGLKYAGLVMNRRGLDRALAGNVDEIDVVVVATDTFCQRNQGMSTAEACDTAAALVEEARAAGVFSTITVGASFGCPFEGEVTTDRLREVVQRVVDAGPDELALADTIGVAVPTDVKARLGLARGLAGPDMPLRLHLHDTRHTGVANAVAAVEAGVRTLDASIGGAGGCPFAPNATGNVATEDLVYLFDRMGVTHGLDLASVTATAAWLEHRLGRPLPGALLRAGSFPG